ACGGTGAAACCAAGAGTATGCAGGGATGAGCCCAGATGATTCATCAGTCCTGGCAAAGCTGGGTCAGCGTCGGGCGGGTACAGCAACACCACCTGGCTGCCACCTACTGCACCTATAGAGAGCGACATTAAAAACAGCTGACGATAAGCTATTAgctgttttcctccatctctaATTCATGTATGAAGCTGAACTAACCTGCAGCTAGTTAAATATTTATAGCTGACATGCTACCTGTACACAAGGGTGCCGCTTTATTTCATAccttttaaatcattttcttttaacCACCTCCACATATTTCCTGGAAGGGACAGACCCCGGGTTAGTTTTAACTTACTATATTGCTCTTAACATTCAAGGAATCGCCACTACACAAGATAAAACACTGACCTTTGAGGGCCCCTTGTAGTAAATAGACTCCCAGAAAGGACAAAGAAATGAGCAGTAATCCAGTAAAAAGGAGCAGGCTCCATCTCCAACGAAAGCCTGGAAACACCAATTCATTAATCATCAGGCATGGTGTGGACGATATAGTCAATCATTAAAGCAGCTTCATCTTGAGCTGGACAATAATTAATAATCTTACCTGCAAACGGACACTGAGGCTCCAACGCTGACTCCATCCCAGCGATCTTCATCTGGAAATGAGCGAAAGTCCCAGTTAGGACGACTGTTGTGCAAAGCAGTGAAAGGTGTTTGTATTTGACGCACGGTGACACCGATCATGTCATGACAAAATTCACCTGAACACAAAGCCTCGGTTTTGAGGACACGTTAAACTCTCCAGCCCACTGAAAAGGAAATCAGAGGACACAGCGACAGTTTCGTTAGTCGTTCCTCATCTGAGCAGTAAACAGTCAGCTTTTATCTGTTCGTTTGAACATAAGACAAACCAAAATATTGTAGATGACTAACTTCTGGGGGTTTATCTGAATTTAGGTGATTTGTACCAAGAATAACCGACGGTTGCATGCAGTACCACTAAATGAACGACAGATGGCACTCAAGCTTCAACTCCAGATCTAGcctactttttaaaaataacgtACACGAAATATTGAATTACTGTTTGTGCACAGTCTGCAAATCTGACTAATGCCAGGCTTTAtggggttttgtttgttttgtttgacaaCAATGGACACTTCAGTGCCTTGGCAGAGCTCTGCGCTCCAacgcttttgtgtttttttccaatgaGTCATTTCAGATGATTTGTCACCAAAGGTGCCAATAAAGTATTTCCACTGAAGAACGTAACAATGCTGCAAGTGTTTCTATGTGTTTTTACCAGGTGTCCATATGGTGTGGTTCTCCAGCTGGCGTCGGCGTGGTTGTGCAGTCTCTGCCTAGAGccccacacctcctcacactgaCCTCCGGGCTGACCTTTCTCACACAGCCATACTTCTGCTTCCAGTCTGCAAGGGGCAGTCACATTACAGGTCAACCCCGTTTTGCCATCTCTCATCTGAGTCTCTGCCATCGAAACAGAGATGTTGTGGAGCATTCTTTCCACTAGACCTGCGAATAACAAGCATTGCAAACAATGAACTCGTTCATCAGACCTCTTTATCTGGGCCTCAGGCTGACATTTGTAAATATTCTGTCACCTGGTTGGTTTTTGAAAGGGCAGAACTCTCTCCGCACCCCATTTCCTGTCCACCAAATCTGAAAACAAAGACTTATTTATGTCCTCTgtacatttccctttttttttttgcatggaCATATCAGCTACCTGAAAGCACAGACAAGGGGCGACAGTGTTTGATGGAAGAACAACTTCTCTGTTTCCCTTCGGCTACAAAGTTAAAATAGATCAGATTACATTTGATTAGATCATTCAGACCCAAAACTGATTATTATGGTTGTAATGACTGACCCATATGAAGAACTCTCCAGGTATTTCATCCATCACCATTTGACACATGACttcttttcctgcagcagcattttccaGCTGAAGAAGCACCACGTCTCTCTTGGGATCTGTCACAACTCTGAGTTTTGGGGCTGGAAAAAACGTCAGACTTCTACATCATCTGACTCTGGGGTGATTTGCGCACCCAGCAAGTATTAAGCTCTGTATAAATTTTACTGCAATTGTGCAATTAAGGGCACATTACTGAAATGTTTCTCTGCCAAAAGCACATTATGACACTTGAGTCCAGTACTGACGACTGTAGAGACACTATAGAGCCCATGATATTAAACTGCACTTTAGTAAAGCACTTGAAAAGAAACTTTTCTCTACTGAAAGTAAATCTGACATGATATTTTAATGAATTCCATCCACAAAAATGTATCATGGGTCACGCAACGACACGTCTTTGTCAAGATTTTAAAGCAAAAGATCTATGATTTCAGATTTGGCTACACTTAGTGGTCAATATATGAAATGGAATAGTCAAATACCTCCGTTTAAGAGAATATACGAAGGCGTGGGGGTTAATTATTGCTGTTTATATGTTTTTTCTTACCATCACATTCCTTTACAGTGCCCTCCAGGTCCATTGAGCAAACTGAGAGAGAGAAgtattattttaatgtgttatcTGCTTTGACATCAAAGTGCACAAATTTACCTTCTTCTAAAGATGGGACTATGATGTTTGCAATGTTTGCTGGCCCATGTGATTGTGAATCGACTTGGACCACAACAGGAACTCCAAACATCACTCTCTCTGTCAGTTGCACCTGCAGGGAAGAGACGATGCAATTTAATGGCATCAAACCTTCAGATGCAGTTCTTAAATAAAATGACTTATCTGTCCATTGATGAAGCTGAAAAGACAATGACAGGAGGGAAGTACCTCGTACGTGTGATGTCGGTGGGCTTGTTCTAAACTGGAATACGGCAGATTGAACTGGACAGTCTTGCAGAGCTCGCTGGAGCCTGGAGAGCTGAGACACACTTTGACTGGAAGTGaacacagagagcagagaaaaggagcTCACTTTGAGTGCACGGTGGAGCTTATGGTTCTGCACCTCTGGGCCCAAACTGACCGCTTCCGGTGTCCTCTTGATGGTTCCCAGACTCTGCAGGAAGCTCTTGTGCCTCATCCACCTCTGCAACAATGCATGCAATGTTGTAAACCTGCAACATCGGCTGAGCGGAGACCCGATGCACAAAGAGACGTCATGGATGTTACAAACCTCGCAGTTCGATGAGGATCCGCAGGCAAGCGTCGCAGTCCTGTTTATCTGGACAACACAGAACCTCTGTGAGATGCACACGCGTAACAATGACTGTGTCATCTGGATCAGGCAGAGCAGCCGAGTATGGAGAGCCTGTGGGAAAAGTCCTGGTTTAGACAACGTGTCACCAGTGTCACCAGTGTGACTAGATCTGCAGTGTTTGGTGACTGCACTGGTACCTGAGCTCATGCGGCAGTCAATCAAAGCCTGAAGATAGTAGAAAAAAGGTGTGGATGAAGATAAAATGCTCAATGATTCTACACATTCTAATACCCAGCTAAACTGGATCAGTGACAATTGTGGCGTCGCAACTCCACTTAAACCAAAACTTGTAAAGTCACCCTGCGGCTGAATCAACAGCTCTTAAACATACGTCCAACAGCACTTAACCACACCTGGACTCAAGATTCTGTTTTTCATCCAATGGAAACAGAGAGATAATTAAGTCTCACATTTGTAATGCACATGAAGATTTTAACTCTTGTTTTGGAATAGCCGAAGTTTCCAGCAGCAGTTAAAACAATGAACAAGTGCATTACCAAGTTCAAGTTGAGGCTAGGATGACAGAAACTTAACAAGTCCGGACGATTTACCTGTGTGGAAGAGTCATCGTTTTACATATTAAAATTCTTGTTTGAAACCCAGCAgatttttctgtctcctctaaATGTGTACAAGTATGTTAAGACCTTGCAATTCCTGAAATTCCTTATGAGAACTCGTGAGACTGGCTTTAGCAAAAATTCTGAACTCTGGGGGAATGACTCATCTTGTGGAGTTCTTAAATTTCCTTATAATTAATTTTTCTAGATTATTTGTATCTAAATCTACTTAAAACGTATACACATGTAAAAAGGTGCGTCATAAACGTGAAGTCCTAGCGGGTGTTTAAATACTGTACCTCGCTGCAGGTGAGTTCAGGTGCCT
This genomic window from Takifugu rubripes chromosome 3, fTakRub1.2, whole genome shotgun sequence contains:
- the LOC105416279 gene encoding interleukin-17 receptor C isoform X1 — translated: MALSGHMLARVYGLLLSLLGFYSFLAAGRIETVDLEAPELTCSEALIDCRMSSGSPYSAALPDPDDTVIVTRVHLTEVLCCPDKQDCDACLRILIELREVDEAQELPAESGNHQEDTGSVKVCLSSPGSSELCKTVQFNLPYSSLEQAHRHHTYEVQLTERVMFGVPVVVQVDSQSHGPANIANIIVPSLEEVCSMDLEGTVKECDAPKLRVVTDPKRDVVLLQLENAAAGKEVMCQMVMDEIPGEFFIWPKGNREVVLPSNTVAPCLCFQIWWTGNGVRREFCPFKNQPGLVERMLHNISVSMAETQMRDGKTGLTCNVTAPCRLEAEVWLCEKGQPGGQCEEVWGSRQRLHNHADASWRTTPYGHLWAGEFNVSSKPRLCVQMKIAGMESALEPQCPFAGFRWRWSLLLFTGLLLISLSFLGVYLLQGALKGNMWRWLKENDLKGAVGGSQVVLLYPPDADPALPGLMNHLGSSLHTLGFTVSLDLWSQGELGALGPVPWLHSRLNQLKRHGGKVVLVLTQATWLRAEEWGAQNWDRNTFRRGNRDVKDAVCPTSSDVFTASLSCVLADYLQGRAGERFMLVQFESFPPKPPGGFRLLPELFRGLHVYSLPSQSLGFLTELAGTWSAGNASARRRRAGVLRMASRFLARRLSGFTTGSTALHIGGMSQSCVAVGSCETVPLQPPTGQISPPSSPETNLQVTDVGCV
- the LOC105416279 gene encoding interleukin-17 receptor C isoform X2, producing MALSGHMLARVYGLLLSLLGFYSFLAAGRIETVDLEAPELTCSEALIDCRMSSGSPYSAALPDPDDTVIVTRVHLTEVLCCPDKQDCDACLRILIELREVDEAQELPAESGNHQEDTGSVKVCLSSPGSSELCKTVQFNLPYSSLEQAHRHHTYEVQLTERVMFGVPVVVQVDSQSHGPANIANIIVPSLEEVCSMDLEGTVKECDAPKLRVVTDPKRDVVLLQLENAAAGKEVMCQMVMDEIPGEFFIWIWWTGNGVRREFCPFKNQPGLVERMLHNISVSMAETQMRDGKTGLTCNVTAPCRLEAEVWLCEKGQPGGQCEEVWGSRQRLHNHADASWRTTPYGHLWAGEFNVSSKPRLCVQMKIAGMESALEPQCPFAGFRWRWSLLLFTGLLLISLSFLGVYLLQGALKGNMWRWLKENDLKGAVGGSQVVLLYPPDADPALPGLMNHLGSSLHTLGFTVSLDLWSQGELGALGPVPWLHSRLNQLKRHGGKVVLVLTQATWLRAEEWGAQNWDRNTFRRGNRDVKDAVCPTSSDVFTASLSCVLADYLQGRAGERFMLVQFESFPPKPPGGFRLLPELFRGLHVYSLPSQSLGFLTELAGTWSAGNASARRRRAGVLRMASRFLARRLSGFTTGSTALHIGGMSQSCVAVGSCETVPLQPPTGQISPPSSPETNLQVTDVGCV